In one window of Pirellulales bacterium DNA:
- a CDS encoding 2-oxo acid dehydrogenase subunit E2, translated as MAIEFKLPDLGENVESGDVLSVLVHEGDTIQANQNVIELETDKATVEIPCPHAGRVSKIHVQPGQTVPIGTLLLSIEAAAGAGDGAAAPAKDGGAKAAAPAKAPPAAKAAPAEEPEEDDQPAPAPKAAAPKPAAAKPAPAKPAPAPPQNGGAPAHTAHEAADAGAVTSPAGPSTRRLARELGVDLRRVTGSGPGGRITREDIVSAVRHSSPILKVTPNRQNMPDGVEDQDSYGCIRKQPLTRIRKTIAANMAHSHATIPHVTNFDDADITELERIRKGSVADYVGSDIKLTMMAFVMKAVAQSLKLHPLLNASLDLENNQIVYKEYVNLGVAVDTERGLVVPVVREVDQLTIPQIAQALNDVANKGRDNQFAVDDLRGGTFTISNLGAVGGTYSTPIINHPEVAVLLLGRSRKLPVVMDNDEIKVRLMMPLSLSYDHRLVDGAVAARFLNEVKGYLQVPGRLLLAP; from the coding sequence ATGGCGATTGAATTCAAACTGCCGGACCTGGGCGAAAATGTCGAATCGGGCGACGTATTGAGCGTGCTCGTTCACGAGGGGGACACGATCCAGGCCAACCAGAACGTCATCGAACTGGAAACCGACAAGGCCACGGTCGAGATCCCCTGCCCGCACGCCGGCCGCGTTTCGAAGATTCATGTGCAGCCGGGGCAGACCGTGCCGATCGGCACGTTGCTCTTGTCGATCGAAGCCGCGGCTGGCGCCGGTGACGGCGCGGCGGCGCCCGCGAAGGACGGCGGCGCGAAAGCCGCGGCCCCCGCCAAAGCTCCGCCGGCCGCCAAGGCCGCGCCGGCCGAAGAGCCCGAGGAAGACGACCAGCCGGCTCCGGCACCCAAGGCCGCGGCGCCGAAGCCGGCGGCAGCGAAACCCGCGCCGGCCAAGCCCGCCCCCGCGCCGCCGCAGAATGGCGGAGCCCCTGCGCATACCGCGCACGAGGCGGCCGACGCCGGCGCCGTCACCTCGCCGGCCGGCCCGTCGACGCGGCGGCTGGCGCGCGAGCTGGGTGTGGATCTGCGCCGCGTTACCGGCTCGGGCCCTGGCGGACGGATCACGCGCGAAGACATCGTTTCGGCGGTGCGGCATTCGTCGCCGATTCTGAAGGTCACGCCCAACCGGCAGAACATGCCCGACGGCGTCGAGGATCAGGATTCCTACGGTTGCATCCGCAAGCAGCCGCTGACGAGAATCCGCAAGACGATTGCCGCCAACATGGCGCATTCGCATGCGACGATTCCGCACGTCACGAACTTCGACGACGCGGATATCACGGAGCTCGAACGAATTCGCAAAGGGAGCGTCGCCGATTACGTCGGTTCGGATATCAAGCTGACGATGATGGCCTTCGTCATGAAGGCGGTCGCCCAGTCGCTCAAGCTGCATCCGCTGTTGAACGCCTCTTTGGACCTGGAGAACAACCAGATCGTCTACAAGGAGTATGTGAACCTTGGCGTGGCCGTCGACACCGAGCGTGGGCTGGTCGTGCCGGTGGTGCGCGAAGTCGATCAGCTCACGATCCCACAAATCGCCCAGGCCCTGAACGACGTGGCCAACAAGGGGCGCGACAATCAGTTCGCCGTCGACGATCTCCGCGGCGGCACGTTCACGATCAGCAACCTGGGCGCGGTCGGCGGCACCTATTCCACGCCGATCATCAACCATCCCGAGGTGGCGGTGCTGCTCCTGGGCCGCTCGCGCAAGCTGCCGGTGGTGATGGACAACGACGAGATCAAAGTCCGCCTGATGATGCCGCTGAGCCTTTCTTACGACCATCGCCTGGTCGACGGCGCCGTGGCCGCGCGGTTCTTGAACGAAGTGAAAGGCTACCTGCAGGTGCCCGGCCGGCTGCTGTTGGCGCCGTAG
- the aceE gene encoding pyruvate dehydrogenase (acetyl-transferring), homodimeric type, with protein MAQAEIVNSTGNDVDPAETAEWLESLQYVLSTKGPERVRYLLKVLDETAYRHGVELPFSHTTPYINTIPADRQPVYPGNREIERRIKSIIRWNAMAMVVRANRDHPGIGGHISTYASAATLYEVAFNHFFRATDQIYFQGHASPGIYARALLEGRLTEQQLANFRQELAPGGGLSSYPHPWLMPNFWQFPTVSMGLGPIMAIYQARFNKYLMDRGIKDTSDSRVWCFMGDGESDEPESLGAITLASREKLDNLTFVINCNLQRLDGPVRGNGKVIQELEGAFRGAGWNVIKVIWGDDWDQLLSRDETGLLVQRMGEVVDGEYQKYIVSPGSYIREHFFGKYPELEEMVAHLSDEKLKRLRRGGHDPEKVYAAYSAMMEVKGKPTVILAKTIKGYGLGEAGEGRNVTHQQKKLNEVELREFRTRFGIPISDEEVSKAPFYIPPADSPEMQYLRERRKELGGYVPARKTEQPPLTIPQKHEFPESFESSGDREVSTTMAFVRMFGRLLRHKEIGKLIVPIVPDESRTFGMESLFRQCGIYAHTGQLYEPVDSETVLYYREAKDGQILEEGITEAGSMSSFIAAGTAYSTHGINMIPFFIFYSMFGFQRIGDLIWAAADQRAKGFMMGGTAGRTTLNGEGLQHQDGHTHLFAMAYPTVRCYDPAYAYETAYIVLDGMRHMYEERHDALYYITIANENYLMPNMPEGCEEGIIRGMYRVSTKDVGNNRPHVQLFGSGSILREALRAQTILAEKYDISSTAWSVTSYKQLRTEAQEARRWNLLHPTETPRRSYLENVLDGVQGPFIATSDYVRAVAEQIDPWVPGGLYALGTDGLGRSADRAALRRHFEIDAELVTVATLNQLAERGQVDKNLVAQSIRDLGIDPEKVDPWTA; from the coding sequence AATCGCGAGATCGAGCGGCGGATCAAGAGCATCATCCGCTGGAACGCCATGGCGATGGTGGTGCGCGCCAATCGCGACCATCCGGGCATCGGCGGCCATATCTCGACCTACGCCTCGGCCGCCACGCTGTATGAGGTGGCGTTCAACCACTTCTTCCGCGCCACCGACCAGATTTATTTCCAGGGGCACGCCTCGCCCGGCATTTACGCGCGAGCGCTTTTGGAAGGCCGGCTCACCGAGCAGCAACTGGCCAACTTCCGCCAAGAGCTGGCTCCCGGCGGCGGCCTGTCGAGCTATCCGCACCCGTGGCTGATGCCCAACTTCTGGCAATTCCCCACGGTGTCGATGGGCTTGGGGCCGATCATGGCCATCTATCAGGCCCGCTTCAACAAGTACCTGATGGACCGCGGCATCAAGGACACCAGCGACTCGCGCGTGTGGTGCTTCATGGGCGACGGCGAAAGCGACGAGCCCGAGTCGCTGGGCGCGATCACGCTGGCCTCGCGCGAGAAACTCGACAACCTCACGTTCGTCATCAACTGCAACTTGCAACGTTTGGACGGTCCGGTCCGCGGCAACGGCAAGGTCATTCAAGAGCTGGAAGGCGCCTTCCGCGGCGCCGGCTGGAACGTCATCAAAGTCATCTGGGGCGACGACTGGGATCAGTTGCTCTCGCGCGATGAAACGGGCCTGCTCGTGCAGCGCATGGGCGAAGTCGTCGACGGCGAGTATCAAAAGTACATCGTCAGTCCGGGCAGCTACATCCGCGAGCATTTCTTCGGCAAGTATCCCGAGCTGGAAGAGATGGTCGCGCACCTGTCGGACGAAAAGCTGAAGCGTTTGCGCCGCGGCGGGCACGACCCCGAAAAGGTCTACGCCGCTTACTCGGCCATGATGGAAGTCAAAGGCAAGCCCACGGTGATCCTCGCCAAGACGATCAAGGGGTACGGCCTGGGCGAGGCCGGCGAAGGGCGCAACGTCACGCACCAGCAGAAGAAGCTCAACGAAGTCGAGCTGCGCGAGTTCCGCACCCGCTTCGGCATTCCCATTTCGGACGAAGAAGTCTCGAAGGCGCCGTTCTACATTCCGCCGGCCGACAGCCCCGAGATGCAGTACCTGCGCGAGCGTCGCAAGGAGTTGGGCGGTTACGTGCCGGCGCGCAAGACCGAGCAGCCGCCGCTGACGATCCCGCAGAAGCATGAATTTCCCGAATCGTTCGAATCGAGCGGCGACCGCGAAGTTTCGACCACCATGGCGTTCGTCCGCATGTTCGGCCGATTGCTGCGGCACAAGGAGATCGGCAAGCTGATCGTGCCGATCGTGCCCGACGAGTCGCGCACCTTCGGCATGGAATCGCTGTTCCGGCAGTGCGGCATTTACGCCCACACGGGCCAGTTGTACGAGCCGGTCGATTCGGAAACCGTGCTCTACTACCGCGAGGCAAAGGACGGCCAGATCCTGGAAGAGGGGATCACCGAGGCGGGCTCGATGTCGTCGTTCATCGCCGCCGGCACCGCCTACAGCACGCACGGAATCAACATGATTCCGTTCTTCATCTTCTATTCGATGTTCGGTTTCCAGCGCATCGGCGACTTGATCTGGGCCGCCGCCGATCAGCGCGCCAAGGGTTTCATGATGGGAGGCACCGCCGGGCGCACCACGCTCAACGGCGAGGGCCTGCAGCATCAGGACGGCCACACGCACCTCTTCGCCATGGCCTATCCCACGGTGCGCTGCTACGACCCGGCCTATGCCTACGAAACGGCGTACATCGTGCTCGACGGCATGCGGCACATGTACGAAGAGCGGCACGATGCGCTCTACTACATCACGATCGCCAACGAAAACTACCTGATGCCCAACATGCCCGAAGGGTGCGAAGAAGGCATCATCCGCGGCATGTACCGGGTATCGACGAAGGACGTGGGCAATAACCGCCCGCACGTGCAGCTCTTCGGCAGCGGCTCGATTTTGCGCGAGGCGTTGCGGGCCCAGACGATCCTGGCCGAGAAATACGACATTTCGAGCACGGCCTGGAGCGTGACCAGTTACAAGCAACTGCGCACCGAGGCGCAAGAAGCCCGCCGCTGGAACCTGCTGCACCCGACCGAAACACCGCGACGCAGCTACTTGGAAAACGTGCTCGACGGCGTGCAAGGTCCGTTCATCGCCACGAGCGACTACGTGCGGGCCGTGGCCGAGCAGATCGATCCCTGGGTGCCGGGCGGACTGTACGCACTGGGGACCGACGGGCTGGGGCGCAGTGCCGATCGCGCCGCGTTGCGGCGGCATTTCGAGATCGATGCCGAGCTGGTGACCGTGGCCACGCTCAACCAGTTGGCCGAACGGGGCCAGGTCGACAAAAACCTGGTGGCCCAAAGCATCCGCGACCTGGGCATCGATCCCGAAAAAGTCGACCCCTGGACGGCCTAA
- a CDS encoding toxin-antitoxin system YwqK family antitoxin, producing MISATILSLVVLGAPGATPAPAKAKPQVVEEKYPSGAMKARRQVKKNARGEDVEHGLVETYYEKGPIASRYVYHDGQRDGPWTTWYESGQKKGEGTYKHDRKEGPETLYHSNGQKKHEATFVADSKDGKYTSWHPSGHKAIEQTYVNGETHGMRRRWYSDGTPQEETKYVHGVKQGTAVLYHRSKHKSLEVEYLDGTKHGHYAEWYADGRPKHDRTYKDGAIDGEYTEWHPDGSLKTKGHYVEGTRDGEWKEWWPDDADHHPKVEAEYDKGDLVGLHQTWYRNGQRQTYETFVAGDREGLAIDWYENGNKKAEGLFEGDAPNGRFMMWFESGAPKSVTEFRMGRRHGDAYEWSEAGDVISADHFD from the coding sequence ATGATTTCGGCGACCATTCTCAGCTTGGTAGTGCTCGGCGCGCCCGGCGCTACCCCTGCGCCGGCCAAGGCCAAACCGCAGGTCGTCGAGGAGAAATACCCCTCCGGCGCCATGAAAGCCCGGCGGCAGGTCAAGAAGAACGCCCGCGGCGAGGACGTCGAACACGGCCTGGTCGAGACCTATTACGAAAAAGGCCCGATTGCCAGCCGCTACGTCTATCACGACGGGCAACGCGACGGGCCCTGGACGACCTGGTACGAATCGGGACAGAAAAAGGGAGAAGGAACCTACAAGCACGATCGTAAGGAAGGGCCCGAAACGCTGTACCACTCCAACGGGCAGAAAAAGCACGAAGCCACGTTCGTCGCCGACTCGAAGGACGGGAAATACACGTCCTGGCATCCGTCGGGACACAAGGCGATCGAACAAACCTATGTCAATGGCGAGACGCACGGCATGCGACGCCGCTGGTACAGCGACGGAACCCCGCAGGAAGAAACGAAGTATGTCCACGGGGTGAAGCAAGGCACTGCGGTCCTCTATCACCGCAGCAAGCACAAATCGCTCGAAGTCGAGTATCTCGACGGCACTAAGCACGGCCACTACGCCGAGTGGTACGCCGATGGCCGCCCCAAGCACGACCGTACGTATAAGGATGGAGCCATCGACGGCGAGTACACCGAGTGGCACCCGGACGGCAGCCTGAAAACCAAAGGACACTACGTCGAGGGGACGCGCGACGGCGAGTGGAAAGAATGGTGGCCCGACGACGCTGACCATCATCCCAAGGTCGAAGCGGAATACGACAAGGGCGATCTTGTCGGTCTGCATCAAACGTGGTACCGCAACGGCCAGCGGCAGACCTACGAAACCTTCGTCGCCGGCGACCGAGAGGGCCTGGCCATCGATTGGTATGAAAACGGAAATAAGAAGGCCGAAGGCCTGTTCGAAGGCGACGCCCCCAACGGCCGTTTCATGATGTGGTTCGAATCGGGCGCGCCCAAGTCCGTGACCGAATTCCGCATGGGACGCCGCCACGGCGACGCCTACGAATGGTCCGAAGCGGGCGACGTGATCTCGGCCGATCATTTCGATTGA